Below is a window of Tolypothrix bouteillei VB521301 DNA.
GGAGCTATGCATATAGCTCTCACAGTTTACAGTAAGCAAACGGAGTGTTGTCGTGGACTTATCTCGGATTCCAGCTCAGCCCAAACCAGGTCTGCTCAACGTTTTAATTGAAATTGCAGGCGGAAGCAAAAACAAATACGAATATGATAAGGACCTACAGGCTTTTGCTCTGGACAGAGTTCTTTATTCGTCGGTAAGGTACCCCTATGACTATGGTTTTGTACCTAACACTCTAGCTGATGATGGCGATCCGCTTGATGGCATTGTCATCATGGATGAGCCAACTTTTCCAGGATGTTTGATAGCCGCAAGACCAATTGGTATGTTAGAGATGATAGATGGTGGCGATCGCGATGAAAAAATTCTTTGCGTTCCCGATAAAGACCCCCGATACGCTCATGTCAAATCCTTAAAAGACATTGCGCCACACAGACTGGCTGAAATAGAAGAGTTTTTCCGCACTTACAAAAATTTGGAAAAAAAGGTTACAGAAATCCTCGGATGGCAAGATGTTGATACAGTCTCGCCATTGGTAGAAAAGTGTGTCAAAGCAGGTAGCGAAAAAGCTCGGGATTCAGAGTCTTAAGCTCAGTAGGGGTTGGAGGTTGGGGGTTAGCTCATTCCCAATCTCCAACCCCCAATCCCCAATCCCTAGGTTATAATCTAGAGTTATAACTGATACCTCATAACTGTTTTGCAATGCAGCGCACGCTCCTCTTAGCAAAAATTCACAATTGCACTCTCACAGCAGCAAACATTAACTATGTGGGAAGTATTAGTATCGATAGCCTTCTCATGGATAAAGCTGGTATCTTACCATACGAGTACGTGCATATAGTGAACATTAACAACGGCGAGCGTTTTACGACTTATGCGATTCCAGCACCAGCCAATTCAGGGGCAATTGAGTTGAATGGAGCAGCAGCACGTCTAGGCATTATGGGCGATCGCTTGATTATAATGTCTTACGGGCAGTTCAGTTTGGAAGAGTTAAAAAATCACTCTCCCACCGTAGTCCTTGTGGATGAAAACAACCGACTAATGGAAGTGCGGCGTTATGACGATCTGCTCAGTAGGACTTAATTTTGACAAACATGCCAAACTCTGAACTGTCGCCTTTCCAAAACTACTCAACTCAAGAGCAACTCACTGAAGTTGAAAAACCAGCATCGGATTTTTTAGTGCAATTTTGGGGCGTGCGGGGTTTGATTCCCAGCCCAGGTAACAACACCAGTCGATATGGTGGTAATACTGCTTGTGTAGAGATGCAGGTTGGAAAAAAACACTTAATTTTTGATGGGGGTACTGGTTTGCGTTTGCTCGGGAGAAGTTGGCTTTCAGAGAAGATAGAAGCTCACTTATTCTTCACCAACTCCCAATCAAACCGCATTCAGGGATTTCCCTTTTTTGCGCCTGCATTTCTTGCAGAAAATTGTTTCCATATTTATGGGACAGCAGCGTTGAATGGAGCGTCTATCAAACAATGCCTTTGCGATCAAATGCTCCAACCGCACTTTCCCTACCCATTACAAATTATGCAATCAGACCTGCACTTTCATAATTTTGCCCCAGGTAAGGTCTTTAAGGTAGATGATATTACGATCGCAACGGCATTGATCAACCGCCACCAAAAATCAGTAGGCTACCGAGTCACTTGGCAAGAGTACAGTGTTGCTTACATTACAGATTTACCTCAAAGCTTAAGCGATACAGATAAGGAACACATTGCACAACTAACGAAAGGTGTAGATTTATTGATTGCCAATGCAACCTACACCCCCCCATCTATACGAATTCACCAGCACGCAGAAATTTACTGGAAGACATCAGTTGATTTAGCTCAACATCTCGATGCTAAATTGCTGGCTATTTCTCACCATCATCCAGATGACTGTGATGATTTTCTTGATGAGGTGCAAACTGAGGTTCAATCTGTCTTTCCCAAAGCAGTATTAGCCCGTGAGGGCTTGGTTTTAACAGTGAGCCGTCACTGTTAAAAGTTCTTGCAGTTTTTCAGCAACTGTACCATTCGTAATTAATTTTTTGGCCTTGGCTATACCGTCTTGCATATCCGAACAAATTCCAGCACGCCAGAGGTAAAATCCCCCGTTCCATAAAGCCGTGTCCGTAAGTTCTGAAGATTGTCCATCCAAGACTCCCTTTATACTCGCAATCAGTTCTTCCAAAGAACCTAAAGGTACATTTTTTGTAGCAAAGCCAAAATCGCGAGCGGCTAGATGCAATCGTTCTATGGGTGCTATACCCGCTTCGGTGGGTGTTGCTCCTCCCAAACCAATAATTGCTGTGCGATCGCGTGGTAAGTCACAACTCCCTTCCAAACCCTTGACTGTTGTAAAATAAGAGACACCTTGTAGTGCCAGTGCCGTTTGGAATAAACCTTCTGTAGGTGGGTGAACGAATCCGGTGATAATGTGAGCATCCCCCGCATAAGGACACCAAATCAATTCCATTGTTGCAAATGGCGGACGCTTACCCAGCTGATCGCGATACTCCCAAAGACGTTCAGTTAAGGGAAAATGCAGGGGAGTATAAATAAATCCTATTCCCGTTTGCTCAAAGACGTATTGGGTTTTTTCTAATGACAACCCAGTCCAATCGACACCCAATCCTTGCCAAATATCTATTAACGGTAACCCATACTTAGTAGGTTTGCGATTCCCGCCATGCATGACTACGGGCTGTCCGGATACTGCTAGCAGCAAAGCTGTTACAGGGCTAATAGGAGCAGTGCGAGTTCTACCATCATAAGGTATGCCCAAAACAATCGCTTTGCGTTCGCTGCTAATGGGTTGTAATTTTGGTCCCAATTCATGGTATGTATCCAACATACCCGCTATCTCTTCTGCTGTAGGACGTTTAATCCGGTGAGCAATCAGGAACGCTCCTATTTGGGCTGGAGTTGCTTCTCCTAGTAGCATCATCCTAGTTGCTGTGGCTGCTTCAGCACGAGTTAAACTCTCAGAAGTGTGTTCGCCACTGCCTACCTTTTTTAGTAATTCCCTGAATACTATACTCATGTGTCAAGAGGGTTAGTAGTTAGTCGTTGGTTGTTAGTTGTTGGTTGTTGTTGTTTGTTGTTAGTAGTTAGTTATGCCACTAACTACTATCTACTAACCACTATCTACTAACAACTAACCACTCACACTTAAGAAGCAGAACGCAAGACAGATTCTGCTTGTGGCGGAATGTTTTCTTTAACTAATTGCCAAAAATGCTTGATTGGCGGTATTTGCAGGCGATCGTGAGTTGTTACCATCACCACCTGGCGAGTTAAACTAGAACCATCAGATGCAGAACTATTGGTATTAGAGGCTAGAGCCCGCACAGCAAGAGTTGGATCGTTGCGAGCTTCTACAAGTGCTGAATAAGGAAGCAAAGCGACAAGTTCTCCTTGACGCACCACTCCTCTAAAAGCATCGAGGGTGTTGACTTCTAAAGCTGCTTGTAGCCGAGCATCCAATCGCTCAAATCGATCTTGTACTAAACGTTGCATCCCATAACCGTCCTTAAAGACGACTTGCGGGTAACGAACTAGTTCCGACCAGGGTATGCTGTCATATTGTGCTAGGGGATGATTTGTTGCTGTTAAAACTTCTATGGGTTCATCATAAAGGACTTCAACCACCATTTCTTTCCCGGCGGTCAAAAAGCGATTGTTCATTACAATTGCTAAATCCACCAATCCATCTTTCAGGACTTTTAATGCTCGGTCACTACCTAGCGAGGTTACCCGCAATTGCACTTCTGGATAATCATGACAGAATTTTTGCAAAACTGGTGGTAGGTAATAGGCACACAAGGAGTGAATTGCTGCAATACAAAGTTCTGGCTGTTTTCCAGCCAGCAAATCACCTATCTCTTGTGTAGCACTTTGCCACTCCTGACAAATTTTACGAGCGCGGGGAAGTAAGCACTCACCTGCGAGTGTCAACTTTGCTTGACTTGTTCTGTGGAACAGTTCCAATCCCACATCTTCTTCAAGCGCCTGGATTTGACGGCTGATTGTCGATTGGGTCACACCACATTTTCGTGCTGCTGCTTGGAAACTGCCAGTTTCTGCGATTGCCAAAAAGGCTTGCAACTGCTCTAGTCGCATTTTTATGTAGCCTGAATTACACTTATGGCTCTCATTAAATTAACGTACTTTCCGGTACAAATTGGTAGACTGTGTTACAAGAATTCTTTAACAAGGAATTTTTGGGTAATTTCGCAGGAAGCCTCTCATTTACACGCGACACTTAAGCTATCGTGTATATAATTTGCAACATTCTGAGTTGATAAAAATGAGTCAAACCCTCCCCCAATCTCTCTCTCGGTCAATATGAGAAAATTAAAGGCAGCACAGCTTAGTATTATCCCTTACCTTCTCCATAACGCTCGGGAGATAAATTTTTCAGTGCAGCAACTGCATGCAATCTTACTTGTACGTCTCGATCTACTGCCATCTGTGTTAACGTGCTGACTGCTTGCTTGTTCCCTAATTGACCTAAAGATAAGGCGATCGCACTTTTAATACTCGAAATTTCAAGTGATGGATGGTTTTTTTGAACAATCTCTAGTAAAACTTCTGTGGCTTTATTCTGAAGTACTAAATGGCTGACTCTCCCCAAAACAGTAACGATTTCTTGCCACACAGTTGGTACTTCTAACTGATAGAATGCTTGCTGCAAATACTCTATACCTGATAGTGTTCCGATCCAACTTAAAGCTCGGATGGCTTCTAATTGCAACCGGGTTGGTGTATGAGGCGAGACTAATACCTGAAATAAGGGCTGTGTTGCAGTGTCACTCCCTATTTTAGAAAGAGCGATCGCCGCCGCACAACACACGTCTAAGTCAAAATCGTAAAGCTTTTGTTGGAGTTTAGCTACCAAGTCCAATTCTGAAAGCAAATCGCGAAGAAAACCCAAACCCAGCACAGCCTCTTTTCTCACTGGGGCGGCTATATCATCCAAAGCATTTAAAAGCACTGGAGGGACGCGAGGATCGTGAAAGCTGCTAAGCGCTTCAATTGCTGCTACTCGTATTGTCATCTGTGGATCTCGTGCTACACCTAACAAAGGTGTGATAATTTCCCTGTGTCGAATACAAGCAAGTGCTTTCACCGCTAAAAGACGCGTTTCTTCACTATGAATGGAATTGTTGTAACGACTGTGCTCGCCAATGTCCTCTTGCAATAAAAATTCTGTTAGGGTAGCGATCGCAATCGTACCCATTTGTCCCAGAGCTGTCGCTGCGACTTCCTTTATTTCCTCATTTTCACTCCTTTTCAGCAAGTGCATCAAAGGCGCGATCGCATCCCGGCTTTTCAAATCACCTAAAATTCTTGCTGCATACCAGCGCAATTCTTCCTCCGCGCCTTCATCTTCTAAAATAGCAATGAGTTCGGGAAGAACAATTTTTCCCAAGCGGGGAAACACTTTAGCAATTTCCCAACGCTGCTGAAAATCCCCACTTTCTAGGGCTGAAAGTGCAAGTTCCAACAAATATTCTTGATTTTTCTCTTCTTTAGGATATTCTGAATTTTCTATCAGAGTCAACTGTTGCAAACTTTGAATTAGTAAAGACCAATTGGCTGCTTCATACGCCTCCTCTGCTTGTAACAAGAGTTGATGGATGTTCTTCACAATTGCCATACTTTCCAAACACACTTAACAAATTCATTCTAATCATTTGTATTGAGAATCACAAAACCCGATTTCTTATAGGAAATCGGGCGGATTGGAAACTCTATCAATATAAACGTGCTTTGTTTAAATTAATTGTTTTACCTGGCTTTTGAATTCCTGTTATGTAAAAAACGCATTAATTTTATACTTTTTTTGCAAAATATAACAAATTTGGTAACTAAGTATACGATTTTAATGATTTTTCAAGTTTAATTTATAGACTGTTACGCAATTACACAATCTGCAATTCAGTAGATATTTGAATACCCGATTTCTCACATGAAGTCGGGTACCTAGCCGCCCATCAGAATTCATGCGGTCAAGTACTAGATATTAAACTTTTCTC
It encodes the following:
- a CDS encoding HEAT repeat domain-containing protein, with amino-acid sequence MAIVKNIHQLLLQAEEAYEAANWSLLIQSLQQLTLIENSEYPKEEKNQEYLLELALSALESGDFQQRWEIAKVFPRLGKIVLPELIAILEDEGAEEELRWYAARILGDLKSRDAIAPLMHLLKRSENEEIKEVAATALGQMGTIAIATLTEFLLQEDIGEHSRYNNSIHSEETRLLAVKALACIRHREIITPLLGVARDPQMTIRVAAIEALSSFHDPRVPPVLLNALDDIAAPVRKEAVLGLGFLRDLLSELDLVAKLQQKLYDFDLDVCCAAAIALSKIGSDTATQPLFQVLVSPHTPTRLQLEAIRALSWIGTLSGIEYLQQAFYQLEVPTVWQEIVTVLGRVSHLVLQNKATEVLLEIVQKNHPSLEISSIKSAIALSLGQLGNKQAVSTLTQMAVDRDVQVRLHAVAALKNLSPERYGEGKG
- a CDS encoding anthranilate phosphoribosyltransferase family protein, which translates into the protein MSIVFRELLKKVGSGEHTSESLTRAEAATATRMMLLGEATPAQIGAFLIAHRIKRPTAEEIAGMLDTYHELGPKLQPISSERKAIVLGIPYDGRTRTAPISPVTALLLAVSGQPVVMHGGNRKPTKYGLPLIDIWQGLGVDWTGLSLEKTQYVFEQTGIGFIYTPLHFPLTERLWEYRDQLGKRPPFATMELIWCPYAGDAHIITGFVHPPTEGLFQTALALQGVSYFTTVKGLEGSCDLPRDRTAIIGLGGATPTEAGIAPIERLHLAARDFGFATKNVPLGSLEELIASIKGVLDGQSSELTDTALWNGGFYLWRAGICSDMQDGIAKAKKLITNGTVAEKLQELLTVTAHC
- a CDS encoding MBL fold metallo-hydrolase; the protein is MPNSELSPFQNYSTQEQLTEVEKPASDFLVQFWGVRGLIPSPGNNTSRYGGNTACVEMQVGKKHLIFDGGTGLRLLGRSWLSEKIEAHLFFTNSQSNRIQGFPFFAPAFLAENCFHIYGTAALNGASIKQCLCDQMLQPHFPYPLQIMQSDLHFHNFAPGKVFKVDDITIATALINRHQKSVGYRVTWQEYSVAYITDLPQSLSDTDKEHIAQLTKGVDLLIANATYTPPSIRIHQHAEIYWKTSVDLAQHLDAKLLAISHHHPDDCDDFLDEVQTEVQSVFPKAVLAREGLVLTVSRHC
- a CDS encoding inorganic diphosphatase encodes the protein MDLSRIPAQPKPGLLNVLIEIAGGSKNKYEYDKDLQAFALDRVLYSSVRYPYDYGFVPNTLADDGDPLDGIVIMDEPTFPGCLIAARPIGMLEMIDGGDRDEKILCVPDKDPRYAHVKSLKDIAPHRLAEIEEFFRTYKNLEKKVTEILGWQDVDTVSPLVEKCVKAGSEKARDSES
- the panD gene encoding aspartate 1-decarboxylase — its product is MQRTLLLAKIHNCTLTAANINYVGSISIDSLLMDKAGILPYEYVHIVNINNGERFTTYAIPAPANSGAIELNGAAARLGIMGDRLIIMSYGQFSLEELKNHSPTVVLVDENNRLMEVRRYDDLLSRT
- a CDS encoding LysR family transcriptional regulator, whose translation is MRLEQLQAFLAIAETGSFQAAARKCGVTQSTISRQIQALEEDVGLELFHRTSQAKLTLAGECLLPRARKICQEWQSATQEIGDLLAGKQPELCIAAIHSLCAYYLPPVLQKFCHDYPEVQLRVTSLGSDRALKVLKDGLVDLAIVMNNRFLTAGKEMVVEVLYDEPIEVLTATNHPLAQYDSIPWSELVRYPQVVFKDGYGMQRLVQDRFERLDARLQAALEVNTLDAFRGVVRQGELVALLPYSALVEARNDPTLAVRALASNTNSSASDGSSLTRQVVMVTTHDRLQIPPIKHFWQLVKENIPPQAESVLRSAS